TTACCCACAGTGAAAAAAGTAATCAGGTCGAGCAGTTTGAAAGCCGATTGAATCAGGCGGTTTACACCCGGCTGTTTCAGACCGTACATTTCCATAAATTCTTTTCTTTCTGCCTCGTCTTCGATCTGCCGGATGTCGGATTCAAGGCGGCAATTCAGGATCAGCATTTCTGCCTTTTCTTCTGCAGCACTTTCTGAAAGCCTTTGGGTATGCTGATTCCCATTTATCCCATCTTCATCCACATTGGCTACATACAAAACCTTTTTTGAAGTCAGGAAACTAAAACTTTTTAAGATTTTTGTCTCATCATCGCTGAATTCCATGTCGCGCACAAATCCTCCTGATTCAAGTTGGGTTTTTATCCTTTCAAGCAGTTCCAACGTTTTCAGTGGAGCTTTATCTCCTCCTTTCATGGCTTTTTTGTTTCTTTCGATTGATTTTTCAACCACTTCAAGGTCTTTAAACTGAAGTTCAAGGTCAACTTCTTCCTTGTCTTTGATCGGATCGATGCGGTTGTTGATATGTAAAACATTTTCATCGTCAAAGCAGCGGACTACATGAATTAATGCCTCGCAGTGCCTGACAGCATCCAGAAATTTATTGCCAAGTCCTTCTCCGGAATGGGCTCCGCTGGCAATACCTGCAATGTCGATAAATTCAATGGTATTGGGTGTGGTTTTATATGGCTGTTCCATCTCAGAAAGTTTGTACAGCCTTTCATCCGGAATATTGACAATAGCAATATTTGATTCCGTGGTGGTGTACGGGAAATTTTCCACAGGAACATTCTTACCTGTTAACGCATTAAAGAGTGTTGATTTTCCGGCATTTGGCAAACCGATAATTCCGCAAAGCAAGGTCATAAGGCAGTTGTGATTTTGCAGCAAAGTTAAGCCATTGGCTGGTATTCCCGTTTATAGCTTATTTTATTGGAAGGAGCTAAAATATTTTACTTTATTTTCTGCAATATGCTGATTTTTGCCGGAAGAAAAATTTCAAAACAATTATCACCATGTCAGACTTATTGAAACTTGAACCGGCTCTTGTCTGGAAATATTTTTACGAAATAACCCGGGTGCCTCGT
This Sphingobacteriales bacterium DNA region includes the following protein-coding sequences:
- the ychF gene encoding redox-regulated ATPase YchF; protein product: MTLLCGIIGLPNAGKSTLFNALTGKNVPVENFPYTTTESNIAIVNIPDERLYKLSEMEQPYKTTPNTIEFIDIAGIASGAHSGEGLGNKFLDAVRHCEALIHVVRCFDDENVLHINNRIDPIKDKEEVDLELQFKDLEVVEKSIERNKKAMKGGDKAPLKTLELLERIKTQLESGGFVRDMEFSDDETKILKSFSFLTSKKVLYVANVDEDGINGNQHTQRLSESAAEEKAEMLILNCRLESDIRQIEDEAERKEFMEMYGLKQPGVNRLIQSAFKLLDLITFFTVGKKEVRAWTTPKNSTAPQAAGVIHSDFERGFIRAEMIKYEDYIKYGSEQACKDHAKFHVVGKDYIVQDGDLLHFLFNV